A genomic region of Miscanthus floridulus cultivar M001 chromosome 3, ASM1932011v1, whole genome shotgun sequence contains the following coding sequences:
- the LOC136547259 gene encoding multifunctional methyltransferase subunit TRM112 homolog A-like produces MRLLTHNMLASNVRGATTGYPLTLEATKWCTKEVELNADFIRGLLPKIDWRALVAATRALGLPELLPEDQPPEEEIFAEGAADVEGSAIRRIHHALLEVHVQEGSLVCPDTSRCFPINKGIPNMMLHEDEV; encoded by the coding sequence ATGAGGCTCCTGACGCACAACATGCTGGCGTCGAACGTCCGGGGCGCAACCACCGGCTACCCGCTGACACTGGAGGCGACCAAGTGGTGCACCAAGGAGGTGGAGCTCAACGCCGACTTCATCCGCGGCCTCCTCCCCAAGATCGACTGGCGCGCGCTCGTCGCCGCCACCCGCGCGCTCGGCCTCCCCGAGCTCCTCCCCGAGGACCAGCCCcccgaggaggagatcttcgccGAGGGCGCCGCCGACGTCGAGGGCAGCGCCATCCGCCGCATCCACCACGCGCTCCTCGAGGTCCACGTCCAGGAGGGCTCCCTCGTCTGCCCCGACACCAGCCGCTGCTtccccatcaacaagggcatCCCCAACATGATGCTCCACGAGGACGAGGTCTGA
- the LOC136542635 gene encoding putative pentatricopeptide repeat-containing protein At1g19290: MANGGGQQPVRSAALLLHLKSCPSSATGHPHLPPQIRCRLLSLSFLRRDIHSSAPTSADAATDATLLGRLTRLLLLHRFSAAARLLSSSAPLTPALLHAALCRVRLDPDAALHLFRLAPSRPSLLAHAQLVHILARARRSADARAILASLLSARPPAPPLFPHLVEVYKEFTFSAASFDLLLRALANAGQLDGALQVFDEMRTLGCRPSMRSCNSMLNRLAQTGDLSSAVAVFEQMQSAGTLPDKFTVAIMAKAYCRIKGVGHALEFVEEMRKMGVEVNLVAYHAVMNGYCEVGQTNDARRILESLPGRGLSPNIVTYTLLVKGYCNEKNMEEAEGVVREIRKNKQLVVDEAVYGAVINGYCQMGRMEDAARLLNEMMDAKLQVNLFVYNTMINGYCKLGRMVEAHNILHEMEGVGVRPDTYSYNSLVDGYCRKGLMNKAFETYDTMVRNGFTVTTLTYNALLKGFCSLGSIDDALRLWFFMLKKGVAPNEISCSTLLDGFFKAGKTEKALNLWKETLARGLAKNITTFNTVINGLCKVERMPEAEELVDRMKEWRCPPDIITYRTLVSGYCKIGDMERATRIMNEMENLGFAPTIELFNSLITGHFIAKQHGKVNDILFEMSTRGLSPNTVTYGALIAGWCKEGDLHTAYNLYFEMVEKGLTPNLFICSALVSCFYRKGKVDEANLVLQNLVGTDMIPDISAPRLEIGKVANVIDTVAGGNHLSAKIMWNIVIFGLCKLGRIEDAKNLFADLKSKGFVADNFTYSSLIHGCSASGFVDVAFDLRDKMLSVGLTPNIVTYNSLIYGLCKSGELCRAVNLFKKLRTKGISPNAITYNTLIDKHCKDGYITEAFKLKQRMIEEGIQPTVFTYSILINGLCTQGYMEEAIKLLDQMIENNVDPNYVTYWTLIQGYVRCGNMIEISKIYDKMHIRGFLPTNVSGDVKQSCPAVYNQNRKTCQMKMHNQC, translated from the coding sequence ATGGCTAACGGCGGGGGGCAACAGCCGGTACGTTCTGCTGCACTTCTGCTCCACCTAAAATCTTGCCCGAGCTCCGCCACTGGCCATCCCCACTTGCCTCCCCAGATACGCTGCCGCCTCCTATCGCTCTCCTTCCTCCGCCGCGACATCCACTCCTCCGCGCCAACTTCGGCCGACGCCGCTACAGATGCCACACTCCTGGGCCGCCTcacccgcctcctcctcctccaccgcttctccgccgccgcccgcctcctCTCCTCCTCGGCCCCCCTCACCCCTGCACTCCTCCACGCGGCGCTGTGCCGGGTCCGCCTCGACCCCGACGCCGCGTTGCACCTCTTCCGCCTCGCCCCTTCCCGCCCCTCCCTCCTCGCGCACGCCCAGCTGGTCCACAtcctcgcccgcgcccgccgctccGCCGACGCCCGCGCGATCCTGGCATCCCTCCTCTCCGCGCGGCCCCCGGCCCCGCCTCTCTTTCCGCACCTCGTCGAGGTATACAAGGAGTTTACTTTCTCCGCAGCCTCATTCGACCTGCTCCTCCGTGCGCTTGCCAACGCCGGCCAACTCGACGGCGCCCTCCAGGTGTTCGACGAAATGCGGACGCTCGGGTGCCGCCCTAGCATGCGGTCCTGTAACAGTATGCTCAACAGGCTAGCACAGACTGGGGACTTGAGCTCTGCAGTGGCAGTGTTTGAGCAGATGCAGAGTGCAGGGACTCTGCCAGACAAGTTCACCGTGGCGATTATGGCAAAGGCTTACTGCAGGATTAAGGGGGTGGGGCATGCATTGGAGTTCGTGGAGGAGATGAGAAAGATGGGTGTGGAGGTGAACCTAGTGGCATACCATGCGGTGATGAATGGCTATTGTGAGGTGGGGCAGACCAATGATGCAAGAAGGATTTTGGAGTCGCTGCCTGGGAGAGGTTTGTCACCAAATATAGTTACATATACATTGCTTGTGAAGGGATATTGTAatgagaagaacatggaggaggCTGAGGGGGTTGTTCGGGAGATTAGGAAGAATAAGCAGCTTGTGGTTGATGAGGCTGTTTATGGTGCAGTGATCAATGGCTATTGCCAAATGGGAAGAATGGAGGACGCAGCTCGATTGCTGAATGAGATGATGGATGCTAAGCTCCAGGTTAATTTGTTTGTGTATAACACAATGATTAATGGATATTGCAAGTTGGGGAGAATGGTGGAAGCACATAACATTTTGCATGAAATGGAAGGTGTTGGTGTGAGGCCAGATACATACAGTTACAATAGCCTAGTTGATGGGTATTGCAGAAAGGGTTTGATGAACAAGGCTTTTGAAACATATGATACAATGGTAAGGAATGGATTCACGGTGACGACATTAACATATAATGCGCTCCTAAAAGGTTTTTGCTCGCTTGGCTCAATTGATGATGCACTTAGACTGTGGTTCTTCATGTTGAAGAAAGGTGTGGCACCTAATGAAATCAGTTGTAGCACCTTGCTTGATGGTTTCTTCAAGGCAGGGAAAACTGAGAAGGCCTTAAACCTTTGGAAAGAAACCTTAGCAAGGGGATTAGCAAAAAATATAACCACATTTAACACAGTTATCAATGGGTTGTGTAAGGTTGAGAGGATGCCCGAAGCAGAAGAGCTTGTTGACAGGATGAAGGAATGGAGATGTCCTCCTGATATTATAACTTACAGAACATTAGTTAGTGGTTATTGTAAGATAGGCGACATGGAAAGAGCTACTCGCATTATGAATGAAATGGAAAATTTAGGCTTTGCTCCTACAATTGAATTGTTCAATTCTTTGATAACTGGACATTTCATAGCTAAGCAACATGGAAAGGTGAATGATATACTCTTTGAAATGAGTACTAGGGGACTTTCTCCTAACACAGTCACATATGGAGCTCTGATTGCTGGATGGTGTAAAGAGGGAGATTTGCATACAGCCTATAACTTATATTTTGAAATGGTTGAGAAAGGTCTGACACCAAATCTTTTTATTTGCAGTGCTTTAGTGAGTTGTTTCTACAGGAAGGGAAAGGTTGATGAGGCCAATTTAGTGTTGCAAAATCTTGTAGGTACTGACATGATTCCAGATATCAGTGCGCCCAGACTTGAGATAGGGAAAGTAGCAAATGTCATTGATACTGTTGCTGGTGGAAATCATCTTTCTGCAAAAATCATGTGGAACATTGTTATTTTTGGTCTATGCAAATTGGGAAGGATTGAAGATGCTAAAAACTTGTTTGCAGATCTAAAAAGCAAGGGGTTTGTTGCTGACAATTTCACTTATTCTAGCCTCATCCATGGTTGTTCTGCTTCAGGATTTGTTGATGTAGCTTTTGATCTGAGGGATAAAATGTTGAGTGTCGGTCTCACTCCAAATATAGTAACCTACAATTCTCTTATATATGGTCTCTGCAAGTCCGGGGAGTTATGCAGGGCTGTTAATCTTTTTAAGAAGTTGCGGACAAAGGGTATATCCCCTAATGCTATCACCTATAATACATTAATTGATAAGCATTGCAAGGATGGTTACATAACAGAGGCCTTTAAGCTAAAACAAAGGATGATAGAGGAAGGTATTCAGCCTACAGTGTTCACCTATTCTATACTAATTAATGGTCTCTGTACTCAAGGTTATATGGAAGAAGCAATCAAACTTCTTGATCAAATGATTGAGAATAATGTAGATCCAAATTATGTCACATATTGGACGCTGATTCAAGGTTATGTTAGATGCGGTAACATGATAGAGATTTCAAAGATTTATGATAAGATGCATATCCGTGGATTTCTGCCCACCAATGTGTCTGGGGATGTAAAACAATCATGTCCTGCTGTATACAACCAGAATAGGAAAACATGTCAGATGAAGATGCACAACCAGTGCTAG
- the LOC136542634 gene encoding calmodulin-binding transcription activator 2-like isoform X1 has protein sequence MAEIRKYAMSNQPPDIPQILLEAQNRWLRPTEICQILSNYKKFSIAPEPPNRPQSGSLFLFDRKILRYFRKDGHNWRKKKDGKTVKEAHEKLKVGSVDVLHCYYAHGEENENFQRRTYWLLEEGFMNIVLVHYLEIKGVKQSFNSAKEAEENAGLSNADSPACSNSFASQSQVASQSMDAESPISGQISEYEDAETDNSRASSRYHPFTEMRQPVDGIMMGNLFGASSPSVSVNNLAAGYHGEMQPTGANLINHFATHNDIASVSNETGSELGGGPKTSIDSVLLGESFPEYPGGFMDSTLYSSVATLGNSLDDGLQTFMSEALYTNNLTQKEVDALSAAGITSSKAESDGYTDQSVRYPLLKQSSSDPFKMEPDGLKKFDSFSRWMNNELPEVADLDIKSSSDAFWSTTETVNVADGSSIPINEQLDAFVVSPSLSQDQLFSIIDVSPSWAYNGTKTKVLITGTFLAKKEDVENCKWSCMFGDAEVPAEVLVDGSLRCYTPVHRSGRVPFYVTCSNRVACSEVREFEFRDSETHYMDTSDQHTTGINEMHLHIRLDKLLSLEQEDYEKYVLSNGNKSELIDTINSLMLDDNLSNLALPSDEKELSTVRDQNLEKQVKEKLYYWLIHKIHDDGKGPNVLGKEGQGAIHLVAALGYDWAIKPIVAAGVNINFRDIRGWTALHWAASCGREWTVGALIANGAAPGPLTDPTQQYPSGRTPADLASENGHKGIAGFLAESALTSHLSALTLKESQGGNVEEICGLTATAAEDFAEPSSSQLACVNSQEESLKDSLGAVRKSTQAAARIFQAFRVESFHRKKVIEYGDDDCGLSDERTLSLVSLRNPKSGHGDLHSAAVRIQNKFRGWKGRKEFMIIRQKIVKIQAHVRGHQVRKNYRKVVWSVGIVEKVILRWRRKRRGLRGFQPEKQLEGPSWQIQPAKAEAEDEYDFLKDGRKQAEGRLQRALSRVRSMNQYPEARDQYRRLQACVNSLQESQAMQDRMLADSAGTDGGDFMAELEELCRDDGDAPMSTIS, from the exons ATGGCGGAGATTCGCAAGTACGCCATGTCCAACCAGCCCCCAG ATATTCCTCAGATACTACTGGAAGCTCAGAATAGGTGGCTGCGGCCCACCGAAATCTGCCAAATATTGTCAAATTACAAGAAGTTTTCCATTGCGCCTGAGCCGCCAAACAGACCTCAAA GTGGTTCGCTGTTTCTGTTTGATCGGAAAATATTGAGAtacttcaggaaggatggacacaACTGGAGAAAGAAAAAGGATGGAAAGACAGTTaaagaagcccatgagaagcttaaa GTTGGCAGTGTTGATGTACTTCATTGCTATTATGCCCATGGCGAGGAGAATGAGAACTTCCAAAGACGAACATATTGGCTGCTTGAAGA GGGTTTCATGAATATTGTTCTTGTTCACTACCTTGAAATCAAG GGTGTCAAACAAAGTTTCAATAGTGCTAAAGAAGCTGAAGAGAATGCAGGATTATCTAATGCTGATAGTCCTGCATGTTCAAACTCTTTCGCTAGTCAGAGCCAGGTAGCCTCCCAATCTATGGATGCTGAAAGCCCAATTAGTGGACAGATTTCGGAATATGAAGATGCTGAAACAG ATAATTCTCGAGCAAGCTCCAGATACCACCCTTTCACTGAGATGCGGCAGCCTGTGGATGGTATCATGATGGGTAACTTATTTGGTGCTTCATCTCCAAGTGTTTCTGTAAATAATCTAG CTGCAGGTTATCATGGTGAAATGCAACCTACAGGAGCTAACTTAATCAATCATTTTGCCACTCACAATGACATAGCTAGTGTGTCCAATGAAACTGGCTCTGAGTTAGGAGGTGGTCCCAAAACTTCAATTGATTCAGTGCTGTTGGGTGAATCATTTCCAGAATATCCAGGCGGCTTCATGGATTCGACACTCTATTCTTCTGTTGCAACATTGGGTAACAGTCTGGACGATGGTTTGCAGACATTTATGTCTGAGGCGCTCTACACCAACAATCTCACGCAAAAGGAAGTTGATGCACTTAGTGCAGCAGGCATAACGTCCTCAAAG GCAGAGAGTGATGGTTATACAGATCAAAGTGTCAGGTATCCACTTTTAAAGCAGTCATCATCAGACCCCTTTAAGATGGAGCCAGATGGTTTGAAGAAATTCGACAGCTTTTCAAGGTGGATGAACAATGAGCTTCCAGAGGTTGCTGATTTGGATATCAAGTCCAGTTCTGATGCTTTCTGGAGTACTACTGAAACCGTGAATGTTGCTGATGGATCTAGTATACCTATTAATGAGCAGTTGGATGCATTTGTAGTCAGCCCCTCACTTTCCCAAGACCAGCTCTTCAGTATTATTGATGTATCTCCAAGCTGGGCATACAATGGCACAAAAACCAAG GTCTTAATTACTGGTACATTTTTGGCAAAAAAAGAAGATGTGGAAAATTGCAAGTGGTCTTGTATGTTTGGAGATGCTGAAGTCCCTGCTGAAGTTTTAGTGGATGGCTCCCTGCGTTGCTATACACCAGTACATCGTTCTGGACGAGTTCCATTTTATGTGACATGTTCAAATAGAGTAGCTTGTAGTGAAGTGCGAGAATTTGAGTTCCGTGATTCTGAGACCCATTATATGGATACTTCAGATCAGCATACTACCGGCATAAACGAAATGCATTTACATATCCGCCTTGATAAGTTACTTTCCCTGGAACAAGAAGACTACGAAAAGTATGTCTTGAGTAATGGAAATAAGTCTGAGTTGATCGACACTATCAATTCATTGATGCTTGATGATAATTTGTCTAATCTGGCATTGCCATCAGATGAGAAGGAATTGTCCACTGTACGGGATCAGAATCTTGAGAAACAGGTGAAAGAAAAGCTGTATTATTGGCTTATCCATAAGATACATGATGATGGAAAAGGTCCAAATGTCCTAGGCAAGGAAGGACAAGGTGCCATTCATTTAGTAGCTGCACTTGGCTATGATTGGGCTATCAAACCAATAGTTGCTGCAGGAGTAAATATAAACTTCAGGGATATTCGTGGATGGACTGCACTTCACTGGGCTGCATCTTGTGGAAG GGAGTGGACAGTAGGTGCCCTGATAGCAAATGGAGCTGCACCTGGTCCTTTAACAGATCCAACACAGCAGTATCCATCTGGAAGAACTCCTGCTGATTTAGCATCAGAAAATGGTCACAAAGGCATTGCTGGTTTTCTTGCAGAGTCTGCTTTGACAAGTCACCTCTCAGCTCTTACACTAAAAGAGTCGCAGGGTGGCAATGTGGAAGAAATATGTGGATTAACAGCAACAGCAGCTGAAGATTTTGCAGAACCTAGTTCTTCTCAGCTTGCTTGTGTTAATTCTCAGGAAGAGTCCTTAAAAGATTCACTTGGTGCAGTTCGTAAATCAACTCAAGCCGCGGCCAGAATATTTCAAGCTTTTAGGGTGGAATCATTCCACAGAAAGAAGGTTATTGAATATGGAGATGATGATTGTGGATTGTCTGATGAACGGACACTTTCACTTGTTTCCCTTAGAAATCCGAAATCTGGACATGGTGATTTGCATTCTGCTGCTGTTCGTATCCAAAACAAGTTTAGAGGATGGAAAGGAAGAAAAGAGTTTATGATTATCCGGCAGAAAATTGTGAAGATACAG GCCCATGTACGTGGACATCAGGTAAGGAAAAACTATCGGAAGGTAGTCTGGTCTGTTGGCATTGTGGAGAAAGTCAtactgaggtggaggagaaagagaaggggTCTGCGAGGTTTCCAACCTGAGAAACAACTTGAAGGTCCATCATGGCAGATCCAACCTGCAAAGGCAGAGGCTGAGGATGAATATGATTTCTTGAAGGATGGCAGGAAACAGGCTGAAGGCAGGTTGCAAAGAGCACTGTCTCGTGTGCGTTCAATGAATCAGTATCCTGAAGCAAGAGACCAGTACCGCAGGCTGCAAGCCTGTGTTAACAGCCTACAAGAGTCCCAG GCGATGCAGGACAGGATGCTGGCTGATTCAGCTGGCACCGATGGGGGTGATTTCATGGCTGAATTGGAGGAGCTATGCCGGGATGATGGGGATGCCCCGATGTCGACTATTTCGTGA
- the LOC136542634 gene encoding calmodulin-binding transcription activator 2-like isoform X2, whose protein sequence is MAEIRKYAMSNQPPDIPQILLEAQNRWLRPTEICQILSNYKKFSIAPEPPNRPQSGSLFLFDRKILRYFRKDGHNWRKKKDGKTVKEAHEKLKVGSVDVLHCYYAHGEENENFQRRTYWLLEEGFMNIVLVHYLEIKGVKQSFNSAKEAEENAGLSNADSPACSNSFASQSQVASQSMDAESPISGQISEYEDAETDNSRASSRYHPFTEMRQPVDGIMMGNLFGASSPSVSVNNLGYHGEMQPTGANLINHFATHNDIASVSNETGSELGGGPKTSIDSVLLGESFPEYPGGFMDSTLYSSVATLGNSLDDGLQTFMSEALYTNNLTQKEVDALSAAGITSSKAESDGYTDQSVRYPLLKQSSSDPFKMEPDGLKKFDSFSRWMNNELPEVADLDIKSSSDAFWSTTETVNVADGSSIPINEQLDAFVVSPSLSQDQLFSIIDVSPSWAYNGTKTKVLITGTFLAKKEDVENCKWSCMFGDAEVPAEVLVDGSLRCYTPVHRSGRVPFYVTCSNRVACSEVREFEFRDSETHYMDTSDQHTTGINEMHLHIRLDKLLSLEQEDYEKYVLSNGNKSELIDTINSLMLDDNLSNLALPSDEKELSTVRDQNLEKQVKEKLYYWLIHKIHDDGKGPNVLGKEGQGAIHLVAALGYDWAIKPIVAAGVNINFRDIRGWTALHWAASCGREWTVGALIANGAAPGPLTDPTQQYPSGRTPADLASENGHKGIAGFLAESALTSHLSALTLKESQGGNVEEICGLTATAAEDFAEPSSSQLACVNSQEESLKDSLGAVRKSTQAAARIFQAFRVESFHRKKVIEYGDDDCGLSDERTLSLVSLRNPKSGHGDLHSAAVRIQNKFRGWKGRKEFMIIRQKIVKIQAHVRGHQVRKNYRKVVWSVGIVEKVILRWRRKRRGLRGFQPEKQLEGPSWQIQPAKAEAEDEYDFLKDGRKQAEGRLQRALSRVRSMNQYPEARDQYRRLQACVNSLQESQAMQDRMLADSAGTDGGDFMAELEELCRDDGDAPMSTIS, encoded by the exons ATGGCGGAGATTCGCAAGTACGCCATGTCCAACCAGCCCCCAG ATATTCCTCAGATACTACTGGAAGCTCAGAATAGGTGGCTGCGGCCCACCGAAATCTGCCAAATATTGTCAAATTACAAGAAGTTTTCCATTGCGCCTGAGCCGCCAAACAGACCTCAAA GTGGTTCGCTGTTTCTGTTTGATCGGAAAATATTGAGAtacttcaggaaggatggacacaACTGGAGAAAGAAAAAGGATGGAAAGACAGTTaaagaagcccatgagaagcttaaa GTTGGCAGTGTTGATGTACTTCATTGCTATTATGCCCATGGCGAGGAGAATGAGAACTTCCAAAGACGAACATATTGGCTGCTTGAAGA GGGTTTCATGAATATTGTTCTTGTTCACTACCTTGAAATCAAG GGTGTCAAACAAAGTTTCAATAGTGCTAAAGAAGCTGAAGAGAATGCAGGATTATCTAATGCTGATAGTCCTGCATGTTCAAACTCTTTCGCTAGTCAGAGCCAGGTAGCCTCCCAATCTATGGATGCTGAAAGCCCAATTAGTGGACAGATTTCGGAATATGAAGATGCTGAAACAG ATAATTCTCGAGCAAGCTCCAGATACCACCCTTTCACTGAGATGCGGCAGCCTGTGGATGGTATCATGATGGGTAACTTATTTGGTGCTTCATCTCCAAGTGTTTCTGTAAATAATCTAG GTTATCATGGTGAAATGCAACCTACAGGAGCTAACTTAATCAATCATTTTGCCACTCACAATGACATAGCTAGTGTGTCCAATGAAACTGGCTCTGAGTTAGGAGGTGGTCCCAAAACTTCAATTGATTCAGTGCTGTTGGGTGAATCATTTCCAGAATATCCAGGCGGCTTCATGGATTCGACACTCTATTCTTCTGTTGCAACATTGGGTAACAGTCTGGACGATGGTTTGCAGACATTTATGTCTGAGGCGCTCTACACCAACAATCTCACGCAAAAGGAAGTTGATGCACTTAGTGCAGCAGGCATAACGTCCTCAAAG GCAGAGAGTGATGGTTATACAGATCAAAGTGTCAGGTATCCACTTTTAAAGCAGTCATCATCAGACCCCTTTAAGATGGAGCCAGATGGTTTGAAGAAATTCGACAGCTTTTCAAGGTGGATGAACAATGAGCTTCCAGAGGTTGCTGATTTGGATATCAAGTCCAGTTCTGATGCTTTCTGGAGTACTACTGAAACCGTGAATGTTGCTGATGGATCTAGTATACCTATTAATGAGCAGTTGGATGCATTTGTAGTCAGCCCCTCACTTTCCCAAGACCAGCTCTTCAGTATTATTGATGTATCTCCAAGCTGGGCATACAATGGCACAAAAACCAAG GTCTTAATTACTGGTACATTTTTGGCAAAAAAAGAAGATGTGGAAAATTGCAAGTGGTCTTGTATGTTTGGAGATGCTGAAGTCCCTGCTGAAGTTTTAGTGGATGGCTCCCTGCGTTGCTATACACCAGTACATCGTTCTGGACGAGTTCCATTTTATGTGACATGTTCAAATAGAGTAGCTTGTAGTGAAGTGCGAGAATTTGAGTTCCGTGATTCTGAGACCCATTATATGGATACTTCAGATCAGCATACTACCGGCATAAACGAAATGCATTTACATATCCGCCTTGATAAGTTACTTTCCCTGGAACAAGAAGACTACGAAAAGTATGTCTTGAGTAATGGAAATAAGTCTGAGTTGATCGACACTATCAATTCATTGATGCTTGATGATAATTTGTCTAATCTGGCATTGCCATCAGATGAGAAGGAATTGTCCACTGTACGGGATCAGAATCTTGAGAAACAGGTGAAAGAAAAGCTGTATTATTGGCTTATCCATAAGATACATGATGATGGAAAAGGTCCAAATGTCCTAGGCAAGGAAGGACAAGGTGCCATTCATTTAGTAGCTGCACTTGGCTATGATTGGGCTATCAAACCAATAGTTGCTGCAGGAGTAAATATAAACTTCAGGGATATTCGTGGATGGACTGCACTTCACTGGGCTGCATCTTGTGGAAG GGAGTGGACAGTAGGTGCCCTGATAGCAAATGGAGCTGCACCTGGTCCTTTAACAGATCCAACACAGCAGTATCCATCTGGAAGAACTCCTGCTGATTTAGCATCAGAAAATGGTCACAAAGGCATTGCTGGTTTTCTTGCAGAGTCTGCTTTGACAAGTCACCTCTCAGCTCTTACACTAAAAGAGTCGCAGGGTGGCAATGTGGAAGAAATATGTGGATTAACAGCAACAGCAGCTGAAGATTTTGCAGAACCTAGTTCTTCTCAGCTTGCTTGTGTTAATTCTCAGGAAGAGTCCTTAAAAGATTCACTTGGTGCAGTTCGTAAATCAACTCAAGCCGCGGCCAGAATATTTCAAGCTTTTAGGGTGGAATCATTCCACAGAAAGAAGGTTATTGAATATGGAGATGATGATTGTGGATTGTCTGATGAACGGACACTTTCACTTGTTTCCCTTAGAAATCCGAAATCTGGACATGGTGATTTGCATTCTGCTGCTGTTCGTATCCAAAACAAGTTTAGAGGATGGAAAGGAAGAAAAGAGTTTATGATTATCCGGCAGAAAATTGTGAAGATACAG GCCCATGTACGTGGACATCAGGTAAGGAAAAACTATCGGAAGGTAGTCTGGTCTGTTGGCATTGTGGAGAAAGTCAtactgaggtggaggagaaagagaaggggTCTGCGAGGTTTCCAACCTGAGAAACAACTTGAAGGTCCATCATGGCAGATCCAACCTGCAAAGGCAGAGGCTGAGGATGAATATGATTTCTTGAAGGATGGCAGGAAACAGGCTGAAGGCAGGTTGCAAAGAGCACTGTCTCGTGTGCGTTCAATGAATCAGTATCCTGAAGCAAGAGACCAGTACCGCAGGCTGCAAGCCTGTGTTAACAGCCTACAAGAGTCCCAG GCGATGCAGGACAGGATGCTGGCTGATTCAGCTGGCACCGATGGGGGTGATTTCATGGCTGAATTGGAGGAGCTATGCCGGGATGATGGGGATGCCCCGATGTCGACTATTTCGTGA